From Gemmatimonadaceae bacterium:
TCGGTTCGGCACGACCGTTCGCGAGATCGTGATGTCGCCACGTGGCGCCTCGGTGCGGTTCAACGACGACACGGCGGACGTGTTCGACGTCGTCGTCGGTTGCGACGGTGTTCGGTCGACGATGCGGCAGCTCGTGTTTGGCAGGGTATCACCGGCGTACACCGGACTCACGGGGTGGGCGCTCTGGATTGAGTCTCCATTCGTCCCGCCGTGCGAGGTGACCGAGTATTGGGGCGCGGGAAAGCTCGTGGCGACGTACCCGATGCGCGACCGCGTGTGTGTGATCCTGGCGGCGCGGCTCCAGGCGAACACGCCGGATCCGACCGAGACGCGGCTCGAGCGGCTCGGCGAGCATTTCGCCGGATTCGGTGGCTCGGTCCCTTGGATCCTCAGCGAGCTCTCGCAAGCCCGCGACGTCTACCATGACGATTTTAGTGATCTTCAGTTGGAGCATTGGCATTCCGACCGCGTCGTCTTGATCGGCGATGCCGCTTATGGAAGCTTGCCGTTGGACGCGATGGGCGCCTCGCTGGCGATGGAGTCCGCCGCCGTGCTCGCGGAGGAGCTGTGCCGAACGGATTCGTCGCACGTGGCGATCGCGCTCGAGCGCTACGTGGCGCGACGCCGCCCGCGCGTCGATCGTGTGCGCGCGCAATCGCGGCGACTCTGCAAGGTCATGTTCGCCGGCGGGCGGGTCCTCACGCGTCTGCGGAATTCCGCCGTACGGCATTCGGCGGACGACGTGCTGCTCGGCGAGCTCGATACGATGCTGGCGGAGCGTCTCTGATATCGAATTCGCCAGCCAAAAGCATCAGAGGTCACACAGGAACGATCTGGCGAGCCGGTGACGCTCCCCGGGTTGCACTTGCGCGCATCTGATCCTGATATTCTAATTCAATTTGCAATTATGGCCTGGTCGGCGACGCTGCTGCCGACCGTCAGCACGCCCTTCACGAGGGTCGCAATGCCGGCACGATGCACCGCGCCGCCCAGCATCCTTCTGGGAAGCTCCTCACTCGCCGTTCTGGTTGGCCTCGCTGCGTTCGCGCTGTCTGCGTGCAGCGACAAAGGCATCGCGACAATGGGTGGGACTGGCAGCCCCGTGCGCTCCGTCATTGTCACGCCTACGTCGCTGGATCTCACCATCGGACAAAGCGCCACGTTGCTAGCAGCGGTGGACGTAGCCCAGAGCGTCACGGATCGTAGGGTCAAGTGGACCTCGTCCAACGCTGCGATCGCAAAGGTCGACAGCAGCGGTCACGTGTCTGGCGTCGCCGGCGGCAACGCGTTCATCAT
This genomic window contains:
- a CDS encoding NAD(P)/FAD-dependent oxidoreductase, whose translation is MNGLDNRSLGYGTYQRLVGRAERYGPELRVLIVGGGVAGLTLAALLEQRGFSPTVVERSGRRRGAGYAIGLWPAGSRILKGLGIFRRFEAIGVECPRYVVATESGEILHSYSLDEISAKHGPVVNVSRADLIGLLEQALSDRCIRFGTTVREIVMSPRGASVRFNDDTADVFDVVVGCDGVRSTMRQLVFGRVSPAYTGLTGWALWIESPFVPPCEVTEYWGAGKLVATYPMRDRVCVILAARLQANTPDPTETRLERLGEHFAGFGGSVPWILSELSQARDVYHDDFSDLQLEHWHSDRVVLIGDAAYGSLPLDAMGASLAMESAAVLAEELCRTDSSHVAIALERYVARRRPRVDRVRAQSRRLCKVMFAGGRVLTRLRNSAVRHSADDVLLGELDTMLAERL